The Agelaius phoeniceus isolate bAgePho1 chromosome Z, bAgePho1.hap1, whole genome shotgun sequence genomic interval aaaacccacatgtctgggaaaaaaaatctgttccatTAAAATCTAAGTCTCTCCAATATATGGGACAGAAAACcaaggggaaagaaaatcctGGCTATGCTGTCAAGTTCTCCTGAGCTCCTTCAAACAACTGTCTCACATGCTGGAGAAGTGTGGCCAGGGAATTGATGACAGGTGACAACACAGGTTTCTATCCTAATGTTGAAGGACATCAGATCAAATCCCAACCCACAGCTGCATTCCTACAGGACATTactccagctcccagcaggacaTACCTCCCCAAACTCATAGTAAGTGCCATCTTCCTTCTTCACATCGTGCTCCTTCAGCCACTCAATGGCTTCAGCATAGTTCATGCGTCGGAAGGGACGCTTGGGGGGCTGGAAACCCTGGGGATAAGAGCAAacacagctgcaggagcaccATTTTAAAAGGGATACTTTTCTAGCTGATCAGCACGTCCATAACCTTTCCCAGCTCACATGCCATTAAATTACCACTTAAATTAACAAATTAAGCTCAGTACTACAAAGCTAGAACCAAACACAACCATCTCAAGCCCAGTAAATCTCATAGATCACCTGGGAGAAAAGATAAGGAAGTATTTCCAGAGCTTTAGGCTCATATTCCTGGGGAGGAACTGAAATGCTACTTGTTTCATCACTCCCTCATGCTCCATCAGCAAGCACCAGCTGGTTGATATCCAGTCTCTGGGATGGAGGGTTTTATTCCACTGGCACAGCACACGCTTTCCACAAATCCTGGCACACTGCTGGCTTCTGGAGCGTGCTAGCAAGGAACATCTTCCCCCATAGTTCCCTGCTTGGGTCTTTACCAGCCTTGCAGTTTTTTCATTCTTATTATGTTTAATATTCTTCTTGCCATTACAAATAGTAAGTAAGCTCACTGCCATGCCCTGCATCTCCCAAAGGAATGTGCTGAGTAGGAAAGGCTTAAAATCCTATTTTCTTGGCTGATCCCATTGCTGCTGCCTACCGGGTTGAGGTCGTACAGTAAGCTCGCTGCAGGTGATTTCAAGACTCTGTCTACGACATCACACACCAAGTTCTCCAGACGGTCCAACAAATCCTCAAAACTTATAAAAGGACATTCAGCTTCGATGTGAGTGTACCTGGAACAAAGCCACACCACTGCAAAGTCACGTACAAACAACACATCTTCGGCTATGAAACAAACTCAtctaaaaaacccacaacccaAACCTCTTTTACTCCCACACCATAAAGGAAATCAAGCTGTTTAAAAAGAACCAAGGACAACTGTCCATACTCTGCCAAGTGCCTGCGGGTCCTGGACTGCTCAGCTCTGTAGGACTGAGCAATACAGAAGACATCtcccagagctggcaggcaggTCTCCAGGTAGAGCTGGGATGACTGGGTCAGGTATGCCTCTTCACCAAAGTAATCCAGCTTGAACAGGGTGGAGCCTCCCTCCACCTGCGTCTGCACTAAGGTAGGCGGTGTGACCTGCAGGAGAACAGGGCTGTCACTGCTTGAGTGAAGAACTGAGCACATGGTGAGTCAGGGCACCAGAGCAGTCACTTGCTGACCAGGGAACACACACTTACTTCATAGTATCCGTTGGCAAAGAAGTGATCCCTGAAGGCCTGCACGACAATGGAGCGCACCTTGAAGATTTTGGACATGTTCTCACCTCGAATCATCATGTGCCTGTTGTTGAGCTGCACGTCCACCTCTGAGTCCTCGTTGAGCAGGTTGTCAGCCCCTCCTGCCGGGGCCAGGCCGATGAGCTCCCAGTAATCACAGCTCAGCTCGTGGCCTCCTGGAGCCTGCGAATGGGACAGAAACcaacactggggaaaaagtcctcTGCTCACCCCTTGGACGTCTTCTCACAAGGGCTTGGAGCGatgggacaagggggaatggtttccGATGGACTGAGGGCAGGGTAGATGGGGTATCAGGAAttcttctctgtgagggtggtgaggtcctggcacagggtgccccgagcagctgtggctgcctggcccccagcagtgtccaaggccaggctggatgtggcttggaacaacctgggatggtgggaggtgtccctgccatggcaggggtggcactgcacGGGCCATAAGGTCCCGGCACCCAAACAGTAAGactgagctctgctctcagtGGCGCCCCCGTGTGCTCACAGCCGCCTTCCACCCCGACAAGCGGCATTTGCAGTTCCACCTCCAAGTTCAACTGAAACCAGTTTATTCACTGCAATTTTCAGGGTAGAAATGCAGATTTTCAAAGGCTAACCCACAGATTTTTACCAAAATGTGATAGTGGGGGCTCACATTACCTAACCTTGGGTTGAGCCTACAAACACACCCCAGTAAAAGAGATGTGAAAAAATTCCTAGcctcacaaaataaaaactgaataaACCTGTTAAGGAAAGTGAAATCATGCCACTTATTTAACATAGCTCTCCATGTTATAGTCTAGGAGTTGTCTATCAGTGGAAGATCATTTCAGGCAGAAGCAGAACAGTCCCACAGTTCATCTGTCTCACACTAGACAGCACAGCTTTGGGAGCTTTGTTCTTTCTCTAGCCCTAATTCCCTCTGAAATAACGCAATGAGTCCTCCCACCTCTGCCTGTGCCTCCCTCAGGACACCAGGGACCcgtgagggaggaggagaaggccGAGGAGCTCGTGTACCTGCttgccctggggcaggaggttCAGCATGCCGTACACCACCACGCTGCTCTCCGTGGACAGCACCAGCCCATTGTAGCACTGGCACTGCAGCgagacagacagaggcacaggTGAGCAAGCTTTTATTCCTCACTTTCCTACAGCGTCCACTGGAGTCACACATTAGCACACAGTCGCTTCCAAACAGCTCTCACACTGACAAACTGCAGTGGCAGGACATACAATTTAGCAGTAACACAAGTGAGTCAGTAGGTTGAGGAGAAATTAACAACATTACATAAGAGAATACCAGATGAGGTATGAACTCTTAAATTCACAACAGAACACAATCATCACAACTTACCAGTTCATCAGAAAGGACACACTGAAGAAACCCTGTGCCATCTCTCAAGACAATAAACATCAGATTTTTTCCTAGTTAAAAAGAGAAGGAATTTGGTTTCACTATGAGCAGTTGCTGGTTAGTTCCTCATTTGGCAGGACTAGTTTAAAACACAGAAGTTAAGGAAATTCTGCAGGACTAGCCTCCAAACTGAAAATCCCATAGGATTTGAACTAAGAAATGTGTGTATGTCCACACATTAGGGGGAACTGTCAGTGTTGCAGTGATCATTGAGATCAACCAAAGAAGGCACCTGACTGGTTTAAAATTTGAGACCAGGTGCTGTCACACTCATTCTGTTTCCAAATTTTGAAGGCGACCATCCTTGTTCTATCTCCCTGCACGAGCTCAACCATGCTTGTGCTTTACCTTGCCTCCGTAACCTGTGGATCCAGCCAAAAATCTTCACTCTCTGCCCTCTGTAAGCCTCCAGAGCATTGATCTTCACCTGTGAGGCAGAGAATAAAAGCCATTAAATAGGGGAATGGTTCATCCAgaccccagcccagagcagcacaatCTCTGTGCTGACCAGATGCCAAGGCACGGGACCATACTCACACACTTGGGCTCTGGAAGACTGGGATCATTCTTGATAACAACCTTCTTGGCTTCCTCCAGGttcttctctcttctcaagAGATCTTCTGCCTGGTTGGAATAAAATTACTTATTAAATAGCTGTAACCAGGCCAGTTGTAAATAACACGTGCAACACTGACACCAGTGAGGAACCACCTGCAGCTTTTTCAGAGGGGCAGGAATGATGATGACACTGTAATGTTTTTGGAAAGCAATGGTGCTCTGCTCTTTTTGAAACCtacctccttcttctccttagcttcatttttcatctgctccctgtgccataGCTTTTTGACATTCTTCATCTGTGATTTGGAAATGATGGCCCATCTCTAAAGAATTCAAGGAGAGAGCAAAAGACAGCAGATTATAATGTGTCCCTTCACACCAAGATGCAGAAAATAATTCCCACTAGGAAACCCTTCAATGCCACAGCACCTCATTTTCTTTTTGGGAATCCACATAAATTGTAGGAAATGGCTCTTTTCCTGCTGTCATCAATGcctaaaaaaggggaaaaaataaccaaaatgaaccaaaatcATCCTCACAGAGCCTGAGCAGGCACCTTGCTCCTGCTCAGGTTGCAAAACCAGGTATGAAACTCAGATTTAAAAACACAAGGGCCATCACTTGCCCCAGAACACACTCCACACAAAGCCTGTGTTCTCCAGACTCACCTTCAACACGGTCTTGAATGGTTTCTTTTGCGTTCCATCACCAGTGGAGTCGTTGCCCTCTCGTTCAGACACATACAGCTCTTCTGAGATACGTGACAAATACGGGCAATTACTCAAAAGATtatgagaaagaaaatggaCACACACAGATGTGTCCCTACTCACTGCATGGGGCTGGAAGAAGTGATCGTTAAAGgcctcttccaacccaaccctTTCTATTATACCAAATCTTGCTGGTTATCAGCAGTGATAAACCTTCAAATGCACCACCTGGTCAGTCAAGATAAGAATTATATCctatatttcattaaaaaaaccaatccATGCAGTGCGTTCGCTAAAATCTCAAGGGTTCCCGAGGTACCGAACCCTCGGGAGCCACCAGCTGCACATGGGGACCCGGAAGGAGCAGCCCTTCCTTCCCGGGCACAGCTTTGAGCAGGTAAGCAGGAGACGGGGCCTGGGGACCAGCCGGGACCCGAACGAGAAGCGCAGCGACCCCTCCCGTGCCCGGGGACGGCCCGGCCC includes:
- the LOC129132809 gene encoding asparagine--tRNA ligase, cytoplasmic, translated to MAGDVLGRTAALALEELYVSEREGNDSTGDGTQKKPFKTVLKALMTAGKEPFPTIYVDSQKENERWAIISKSQMKNVKKLWHREQMKNEAKEKKEAEDLLRREKNLEEAKKVVIKNDPSLPEPKCVKINALEAYRGQRVKIFGWIHRLRRQGKNLMFIVLRDGTGFLQCVLSDELCQCYNGLVLSTESSVVVYGMLNLLPQGKQAPGGHELSCDYWELIGLAPAGGADNLLNEDSEVDVQLNNRHMMIRGENMSKIFKVRSIVVQAFRDHFFANGYYEVTPPTLVQTQVEGGSTLFKLDYFGEEAYLTQSSQLYLETCLPALGDVFCIAQSYRAEQSRTRRHLAEYTHIEAECPFISFEDLLDRLENLVCDVVDRVLKSPAASLLYDLNPGFQPPKRPFRRMNYAEAIEWLKEHDVKKEDGTYYEFGEDIPEAPERLMTDTINEPILLCRFPAEIKSFYMQRCSDDSRLTESVDVLMPNVGEIVGGSMRIWDSEELLEGYKREGIDPTPYYWYTDQRKYGTCPHGGYGLGLERFLTWILNRHHIRDVCLYPRFVQRCKP